ATCTGCCTCCACAGCACCACCCTGTGGCCAATCTCCATCTGGCCAAGTCAGTCCCCTTCTTAGTGCCCTTCCACCGATTTCCACCAGATTCTGTAAAATCAAATATAAACTCCATAGCACACACTCTAGGCCCTCCATAATTGGACTTGATTGCTTCTCCAGCATTGCCGCTGGCTCCTCCCTGGCTCACTCTTAGCAGTACCGAAACATGGAGTCTTTGACAGTTCCCTGCACACACTTGGTCCAGGACACCTTTCCTGACTTCTTCTCGTGGGCACCTCTTACAACCGTGTATTCACAAAAATACATTGTTAAGTGATGAAAACGTCAGATCCTCTCTGCCCAAAATCTCCCATGACTCCCATTTCACCCAGAGAAAGCTTAAGTCCCTACCATGGTATATAGGCCCTTACACGTGAAACTTCTGGACCAAAGATTATGGAACCTACATATTGCAATGTTGCTTTTCCCCATAGAGTATGCCATGTTACACTCCCATAGTGGGTTAGAGTGTACTCCTGTAAACCAGCAATGAGTgctatcaattttaaaatttttgctaaaTTGTTAGATAGTAACttattgatgtttttatttgcatttagaGGATTACTTATAAGGTAGACTCTTTTTCCATATTGGTTAACCagttatattttctcatttggaaaagaCATAAAAGTATGGccgagcacagtgactcacacctgtaatcccagccctttcagaggctgaggcgggaggatcacttgagcccaggagttcgagaatagcctgggcaacataggaagaccctgtctctacaaaaaatacaaacattagctgggcatggtggcacacacctgtagttccagcgacctgggaggattgtttgagccaggaggtcaaggctacagtgagctgtgatcgcaccactgcactccagcctgggtgacaaagcaagaccctgtctcaaaaaaaaaaagggacgagttttttttaatgtatcaatcttttattttttatttatttatttatttatttttgagacgaagtctcgctccatcgcccaggctggagtgcagtggcgcaatctcagctcactgcaagctccacctcctgggttcatgccattgtcctgcctcagcctcccaagtagctgagactacaggcacccgccaccacgcctggctaattttttgtattttcttttagtagagacagggtttcaccatgtttgccaagctggtcgtgaactcctgacctcatgatccacccgcctcaggttcccaaagtgctaggattacaggcgtgaaacaccgcgcccggcctaacgtATCAATCTTGATATTCTCCCTCCTCTGTCCTATTTCCTCCCCTGTCACCTGcagtctttctttccttcagttccttctcatttttctgtCACATCATTTCTCTACCAGCAACCATTGAAAAATAACTCCACATctgtacctactgtgtgccatgcAATTTCCTAAGTACTTTGCCTGCACTGATGCTAATTCTACCAAGGTAGTCACTGtttccatttgacagatgaggagctggagacccagagagAATAAGTAATTAGCCCAAGGAACAGACTAAGCATTATCGTCTCTTCCTTCCTGCACCACAATGCATCCCAGTTCATCTGTCCATATCTATCTTTGTCAACTAaggtttatctttttctcttccccattTTCTCCCCTGAGGAGTCTTTATTGTCTTTGATGCTCCATTTTAAATTAtccatgtttctttctcttggtttctcGTCAGATCTCTCTGGGTTCCTTCCTCCTCCCATGCCTCCTTCCTCTTAGCAAACCCACTTACTATGGAAAGCTTATCTctgtcctcctcttcccctccatgCGGCAGTCTTCGGCCTAATCCTGGTGAAATAAACACTGCAGTACAGGCCTGGCAAAGGAGTGGGGAGTAGGgaagagtcagagaaggagaggccaggcatggtggctcacacctgtaatctcagcattttgtgaggccgaggctggcggatcacctcaggtcaggagttcaagatcagcctggccaacagggtgaaaccccgtctctactaataatacaaaaattagccgggcgtagtggcaggcacctgtaatcccagctactcgggaggctgaggcagaagaatcacttgaacccgggaggcagaggttgcagtgagccaagattgcactattgcactccagcctgggcaacaagagtgaaactctgtctcaaaaaaaaaagagaaggaactgGCAGTGTGGGGAGCAGGACAGGAAGACTGTTTTCGTGAGGTGAAGGCCAGGAATGTGACTTTTGGGGCACGAGGGCACATGTGAGCATATGGGTAAGTATGTGTTGGGGGCTACCAAGGATTTGGGGCTTTTGTGAGTAAGAAGATTACATGGGTTTGAAAAAGAGATtggagggccaggcgcagtgactcacgcctgtaatcctagcactttaggaggctggggtgggaggatcgcttgagcccaggaatttaagaccagcttggggccgggagcggtggtggctcatgcctgtaatcccagcactttgggaggccgaggagggcctCCCAAaagggaggtcaggagttcgagaccagcctggccaacatagtgaaaccccgtctctactaaaaatgcaaaaaattagctaggcatagtgatgggcgcctgtaatcccagctacttggaaggctgaggcagaatgttgcagtgagccaaaaaaaagaccagcttgggcaacatagtgatgagaccttctctctacaaaaaatttaaaaattagccaggcacggtggcgggcgcctgtggtcccagccactcgggaggctgaggtgggaagatcacctgagcccaggaagtcaaagctatagtgagctgtgatcaggccactgcactccagcctgggcaacacagcaagaccctgtctaaaaaaaagaaagaaaggaaaaaagagaaaaaggaaggccgggcgcggtggctcaagcctgtaatcccagcactttgggaggctgaggcgggcggatcacaaggtcaggagatcgagaccacagtgaaaccccgtctctactaaaaatacaaaaaattagccaggcgcggtggcgggcgcctgtagtcctagctactcaggaggctgaggcaggagaatggcgtgaacccaggaggcggagcttgcagtgagccgagatcgcgccactgcactccagcctgggcaacagcgtgagactccgtctcaaaaaaaaaaaaagaaagaaaaaggaaaagagattggGAAACATGACGATCTCAGATGGGACTTGAGTCTCAGAGAAGCAGTATGTGTGGGTCCCAGCAGGCAGCAAAGACTAACAGGAGGAGACCCCCAGACAGATGGAAACAGCGCAGGGTCTGAGATCGGACCAAATCCACAAAGCCTCCAGAGGTAAATTTGGCCCCCATTCTCCCCCACATCATAGTTAAGTGATATCCCCTCACAATGTCCCCACCTCCCCCAGGTCCCAGTCACACAGCAGGAGCCTGTGGCCAGCATAACGCAGGACTGGAGGGGCGCTAAGATCCAGGACACTAAGGCAGGCCTGGCGCCGGGACTCCCTGTGGTCTGGACAGTGAGGGCGGTGAAAGGGATCTGGACACCTTCCTCCCCTGGGCTCACTTTGATTTCACCCCTGCCAGGGTTTGTGAGCTGGTTCCATGCACTTCCTGCCTGAGCAGGAGCAGCACACTGAATGACTGTCCCATCCCCCACCTTCCCCACACCGACACAGGCTCACTATTATCACCCATTATTATCAGACACTCCTatccctgccctctccccagcACACTTTGCAGAAAGGTGTGTGGATATAAATCACTGCCCAGAGCAACCTGAACTAAGAACCAGCCCCAGCCCTACACTTGTTCTTTCAGGAAACCCTCCCAGCAGCAGCCTCCCTATTGGCCCCATTGGCCCTCCTTGTCCTCCCTACCAGAGCACAGAGGGACTGAGGGTTCCTTACCAAGATGCCTCTACAACCCCCACAGCCCACGGCCCGCTCATGCTGATTGTCATTTTTAAGTTTATGCCCAAAACCCAGCCAACCTGGTTCATGCTTAAGCCCTAGACCACACAGGAAATCCACAGAGCCACACAACCGAGGCCTCTCCACTTCCCTGGCAGAGCTCCAGGACCCAGAAGCCTGGGGAGTCAGCCTGGGCCATGACCAGGCCCTCAGGGATAAGGCAGGGGCTCCTCTCTGCTCCACCTCTCCCActtgtctggggaggcctcaaagtTAGAagcccccttcccgagttctgATGCACCTAGGCCCTTTCCCCCCAGCTTTCTCTCTTTGCTCCTGCAGTGGGCAGCCGGGTGAGCCAGGAGCTGCATTACACCAAGGAGAAGCTGGGGGAGGAGGCTGCATACACCTCTCAGATGCTGATACAGACCGCACGGCAGGAGGGAGAGAACATCCTCACGCCCGAAGCACTTGGCCTCCACCTCCAGGCAGCCCTCACTGCCAGTAAAGTCCAAGTATCACTCTATGGGAAGTGAGTCTGGCTGAGcccctgagcagctggggttGAGGCTTGCTGTGGGGGTTCTGGAGTGGGAATCCCCCTCTTCTGCTGATCTCCTATGCCCCTGGCTATTGCAGGTCCTGGGATTTGAACAAAATCTGCTACAAGTCAGGAGTTCCCCTTATTGAAAATGGAATGATTGAGCGGGTAAGTGTCCTGAGAGGGAATAGAGGCAGAACCTTTTCTGTGGCGTGGAAGGACTCAGAGAGACCGAGCAAGCTCCACAGCCTGCAATCCGCCCCCTTAAAACTAAGGAGGGGGATTGCAGAGGGCATCCTACAAAGGTTGTGGGGCAGGACTGATGTGGCCCGGGGTATCCCTGGCAGATGATTGAGAAGCTGTTTCCGTGCGTGATCCTCACTCCCCTCGACTGCTTCTGGGAGGGAGCCAAACTCCAAGGGGGCTCCGCCTACCTGCCGTGAGTGCCACTCCTGGGGCCCTGCTTCATCTCCCGCTGGGGACTCTCCCAGCAGAAAGGAGGGGTTGGGGGAATGAGGATGATCAAAACCTTACCAAGGTCCTAAGTGCTCCCAGGCCAGCAACAGAGAGCACGGGCTTCCCCAGGGCTCTCTCAACatcccccttctccttccctctgaaGGAAGGAAGACCTGACTTATTTACACAAAACTAAACACAAAGATCTGTAAGATCtgagcaaaggagaaaaagatcCCCAGAAAGAGGCTTTGTTGGGGGGAATTACCTAGGTGTTTGCTAagctgttgcccaggccagaaagAAAACCTGCTACAGGCGTGTGCCTGCTGGTTATATATTAGAACCAAGCACACAGCTTGGTAAGGGACTCAGTGGGGCCTTTCTAGGCCCTTTCTGTGTATTAGGTAACCCTGCCCTGATATCCGTCTCAGCCCCTTGTACTCATCTACCGCTCACTGTGGCACCCTGGTGGGCCCATGCTGCCTGGCAGTTCTGAGAAGCTGAGGCTTGCACACCCTCCATATGGAGGGACAAATGGGCAGATAAGAGGAGGGTGGGGTACAGCATGGGGCCCCAGCAGCAGTTTGGAGCCTGGGTTTTCATCCCTGACCCTCACCAACTATGGGCTCTTCCCTCAGCGGCCGTCCGGATATCCAGTGGACCAACCTGGATCCAGAGCAGCTGCTGGAGGAGCTGGGTCCCTTTGCCTCCCTTGAGGGCTTCCGGGAGCTGCTAGACAAGGCACAGGTGGGCCAGGCCTACGTGGGGCGGCCCTGTCTACACCCTGATGACCTCCACTGCCCACCTAGTGCCCCCAACCATCACAGCAGGCAGGTGGGTTCCAACCAGGTCTGCCAGGGAAAGACTGTTTTCCTTCCCTCATACACTCCTATGTTCCGGGGAAGCTGACTGCTCTGTGCCCTGACCCTCACTTCCTGGCATTACCCTGCTCCCGCAGTGCCAGGCCCCCAGTGTTCCATTCCCATTCAGTTATCCTACGGAGCCCTCACGTGGTATATGaatccctttttccttttctgagccTAGATAAGGCTggacttttttaaattttatttatttatttattttttgagtctcactctgtcgtccaggctggagtacagtagctggatcttggttcaagcaattctcctgcctcagcctcctgagtagctgggattacaggtgcccaccaccatgcctggctaatttttgttagcCCGccccaagggctgggattacaggcgtgagccactgcgctggccaaGGCTGGACTTTTTGtcaaaatagactaatacagggaAACTAAGAACACAGTAGGTAAGCATGAATATCATACCTGGTCTCCCTGGTTTCTTTATGGCCCTGCCAATGTGGTACTTTTCCCAGAATCCGCCAGTTACACCAGCTTCTCCCAGAAGCCTACTTCCAGGCCTCTACTCCCCCTTCGGGCTTCCTGTCTTCGGGATACTAGCTGTTCACTTCTGCAGAGCAGTCAAGAGGCTCAGAATAGTTACCTACACTCCAGGCCCACGGAGCTCCATGGTGGCTTGGTTCCTGGAGGTGGAAGCCCAGGGACACTCAGTTATCCGCAGCCAGGGCCTTGAGCATTAACCCCTCCTTTTCCCCTCCAGGCTCCCAACGTGGCTCACGAGCTGAGCGGGGGCTGCCATGGCTTCTCCCACAAATTCATGCACTGGCAGGAGGAATTGCTGCTGGGAGGCATGGCCAGAGACCCCCAGGGACAGCTGCTGAGGTAGGGTCTCCTCTGGGAGGTGATGAGGGGACTCCGTGCATGAGAACCCATACTGTAATGCCAGGCAGCTCTGGCAAAAGGCCCTGCACATCCCTCACCAGGTGTTTGGGCCAGCTCTGACCCCTGGTTCTCCCGCACCCCCACCAGGGCAGAGGCCCTGCAAAGCACCTTCTTGCTGATGAGTCCCCGCCAACTATACGAGCATTTCCGGGGTGACTATCAGACGCATGACATTGGCTGGAGTGAGGAACAGGCTGGCACAGTGCTACAAGCCTGGCAGCGGCGCTTTGTGCAGGTCGGTATGGACAAGGACAAGGTGGGTGCCCTGAGgccactccctcctcctgccccctccaATCTACCCTGTTTCTCCAGCTGGCCCAGGAGGCCCTGCCTGAGAACGCTTCCCAGCAGATCCACGCCTTCTCCTCCACCACCCTGGACGACATCCTGCATGCGTTCTCTGAAGTCAGCGCTGCCCGTGTGGTGGGAGGCTATCTGCTCATGGTGGGTTTTGCACCTGGCACCTTGCCCCACTCCACCTCCAGCCAGTGCCCACCCTGGGAGCCCCTGTCTGAGACTGCCCTTTCTCCCCACAGCTGGCCTATGCCTGTGTGACAATGCTACGGTGGGACTGTGCCCAGTCCCAGGGTGCTGTGGGCCTTGCCGGGGTACTGCTGGTGGCCCTGGCGGTGGCCTCAGGCCTTGGGCTCTGTGCCCTGCTCGGCATCACCTTCAATGCTGCCACTACCCAGGTACGCCTGGACTGCAGGGCAGATTCAGTGCCAGTCACCAGGCTTCACGGGTCCTCAGCTGCCCGCTCCTCTGCCCCTCTAGGTGCTGCCCTTCTTGGCTCTGGGAATCGGCGTGGATGATGTATTCCTGCTGGCGCACGCCTTCACAGAGGCTCTGCCTGGCACCCCTCTCCAGGTGGGGCCTCGTCCCCCAGGGCTCATCTGAGGCAGCTCAGCTTACTGGTTAAGAGCCTCTTGGTTCAAGTGACCCTGGGCTGCTAATGAACCTCAGTGCCTCTTGTCCCCATCTGTAAACAGGGGAAATAATAGTACTGTGTCCTAAGTTGTGTTTGGATCAGTGAGGTAACTCAAGCTGAATGCTTAGAACACCCCATCACACGTACATGGTACCCAGTAAATGCTAGCTGCTATGTTATGACTGCCCCACCTCTGCACCCCAAGTTCCTGAGCCTCCCCTTCACTCCACCTTGACACAGCCCCTCCTTTGTGACCTGAGGGCAGGTCCCCACTCTGTCCTGGCAGGAGCGCATGGGCGAGTGTCTGCAGCGCACGGGCACCAGTGTTGTACTCACATCCATCAACAACATGGCCGCCTTCCTCATGGCTGCCCTCGTTCCCATCCCCGCGCTGCGAGCCTTCTCCCTACAGGTGAGGCTGCTTACACGGGCGGCTCAGGGTGGGTGTGGGGCTGAGGCCAAGCTTCATCCAGCCTTCATGCCCCTCCTGTCCGTCCCCCAGGCGGCCATAGTGGTTGGCTGCACCTTTGTAGCCGTGATGCTTGTCTTCCCAGCCATCCTCAGCCTGGACCTACGGCGGCGCCACTGCCAGCGCCTCGATGTGCTCTGCTGCTTCTCCAGGTACTGCCTGCaccccagccccttcctcccGTGACCCACGCCAGCCTGTCCCCTCACCAGCATTTCAAGGCACAGACCTGTCATCCACTCTCTACTTCTTCCAGTCCCTGCTCTGCTCGGGTGATTCAGATCCTGCCCCAGGAGCTAGAGGACGAGACGGTTCCAGTGGGCATTGCCCACCTCACTGCCACAGTTCAAGCCTTTACACACTGTGAAGCCAGCAGCCAGCATGTGGTCACCATCCTGCCTCCCCAAGCCCACCTGGTGCCCCCACCTTCCGACCCACTGGGCTCTGAGGTCTTCAGCCCTGGAGGGTCCACACGGGACCTTCTAGGCCAGGAGGAGGAGACAAGGCAGAAGGCAGCCTGCAAGTCCCTGCCCTGTGCCCGCTGGAATCTTGCCCATTTTGCCCGCTACCAGTTTGCCCCCTTGCTGCTGCAGTCACATGCCAAGGTAAGACTGGGCCGAGCAGGGCAGAGACTTAGCATCTGTGGGTCCAGAAGGGCAGAGGGCTCAGTCCACCCctgaggggctgggggcagcCCTGGGGCCTCCAGCTTAGTTGCCACTTCCCACAGGCCATTGTGCTGGTGCTCTTTGGCGCTCTTCTGGGCCTGAGCCTCTACGGAGCCACCTTGGTGCAAGACGGCCTGGCCCTGACGGATGTGGTGCCCCGGGGCACCAAGGAGCATGCCTTCCTGAGCGCCCAGCTCAGGTACTTCTCCCTGTACGAGGTGGCCCTGGTGACCCAGGGTGGCTTTGACTACGCCCACTCCCAACGCGCCCTCTTTGATCTGCACCAGCGCTTCAGTTCCCTCAAGGCAGTGCTGCCCCCACCGGCCACCCAGGCACCCCGCACCTGGCTGCACTATTACCGCAGCTGGCTACAGGGTGAGAGGCGAGGAGACTGGCAGGGAGGGGTGCTGCAGGGAGAAACGCCCTGGGGCCACCAGCCAAGAGAACTCTATCCTGGTCTCCCCTAGGAATCCAGGCTGCCTTTGACCAGGACTGGGCTTCTGGGCGCATCACCCGCCACTCGTACCGCAATGGCTCTGAGGATGGGGCCCTGGCCTACAAGCTGCTCATCCAGACCGGAGACGCCCAGGAGCCTCTGGATTTCAGCCAGGTTGGGAGAGGGCTGGAGGGGTGGAGTAGCACAGGGGCTGCAGGCCTCCTGGGCCCAGGCCTTCAGCCCTCTCTGCCTCTGCAGCTGACCACAAGGAAGCTGGTAGACAGGGAGGGACTGATTCCACCCGAGCTCTTCTACATGGGGCTGACCGTGTGGGTGAGCAGTGACCCCCTGGGTCTGGCAGCCTCACAGGCCAACTTCTACCCCCCACCTCCTGAATGGCTGCACGACAAATACGACACCACGGGGGAGAACCTTCGCAGTGAGTCCTGGGGGGAGCTCAGCAAGAGCCTCAGCCTCACCCACACAAACCCTGAGCCTGAGGCCCTGCCCGCTCTGCCCCGTGCTCACTGCCCcgtccctctccctcttctccctttccctcccctccgcAGTCCCGCCGGCTCAGCCCTTGGAGTTTGCCCAGTTCCCCTTCCTGCTGCGTGGCCTCCAGAAGACTGCAGACTTTGTGGAGGCCATCGAGGGGGCCCGGGCAGCATGTGCAGAGGccggccaggctggggtgcacgcCTACCCCAGCGGCTCCCCCTTCCTCTTCTGGGAGCAGTATCTGGGCCTGCGACGCTGCTTCCTTCTGGCAGTCTGCATCCTGCTGGTGTGCACATTCCTCGTCTGTGCCCTGCTGCTCCTCAACCCCTGGACGGCTGGCCTCATAGTGAGTGCTTGCAGGAGTGGAGACAGAGAGACCCAGAGGCACCTGCACCCTTCCCTGCCCAGCCTGTCTTCCCTCCTGCCAGGAGCCCTCCGTGAGCCTTGTCTCCCCCAGGTGCTGGTCCTGGCGATGATGACGGTGGAGCTCTTTGGTATCATGGGTTTCCTGGGCATCAAGCTGAGCGCCATCCCCGTGGTGATCCTCGTGGCCTCTGTAGGCATCGGTGTTGAGTTCACAGTCCACATGGCTCTGGTGAGCACAGGCACCCCGGGGAGGGACCAGTCAGCTGATTCAGTATTCAACGCATATTGTTCAAGCCCCTACGATGTGCTAGGTACTGTTTAAGgatttggggccaggcgcggtggctcacgcctgtaatcccagcactttgggaggccaaggcaggcagatcacgaggtcaggagatcaagaccatcctggctaacacggtgaaaccctgtctctactaaaaatacaaaaaattagccgagcatggtgttgggcacctgtagtcccagctacttgggaggctgaggcaggagaatggtgtgaacccaggaggcggagcttgcagtgagtcaagatcgcgccactacactccagcctgggcgacagagcgagactccatctaaaaaaaaaaaaaaaaaaaaaaaaaaaaaaaaaaatttgggctggctggacatggtggctcacgcctgtaatcccagcactttgggaggccaaggcaggtggatcacctgaggtcagaagtttgaaaccagtccggccaacatggtaaaaccccatctctactaaaaatacaaaaaattagccaggcgtggtggcacatgccagtaatcccagctactttggagactgaggcaggagacttgcttgaacctgggaggcagaggttgcggtgagctgagatcgagccattgcactccagcctgggcaacaagagtgaaactctccgtctcaaaaaaagaagaagaagaagaagaagaatttgggctgggcacagtggctcatgcctgtaattgggATGATGCTggggcattttgggaggccaaggcaggaggatcccctgaagtcaggagttcaagactagctggccaacatggcaaaatcccgtctctactgaaaatacaaaatttagccgggcgtggtggtacatgcctgtaatcctagctactcaggaggctgaggcaggaaagtcgcttgaacccaggaggcagaggttacagtgagccaaatcgtatcactgcactccagcctgggcaaaagagcaagattcaatctcaaaaaggaaaagaatttggaaaataaaaataaaaaagaataagggaTATAATAGCAATACAGTTTTTTACCTCCAAGGAACTTATATTCTAGGGATATAGACAataagggctgggtgtggtggctcatgcctgtaatcctagcactttgggatgccgaggtgggcacatcacttgaagtcaggggttccagaccagcctggccgacatggtgaaaccccgtctctactaaaaatacgaaaattagctgggtgtgggggtgagcgcctgtaatcccagctacttggggaggctgaggcaggagaatcacttgaacccgggagggcggaggttgccatgagccaagaccacgccactgcactccaacctgggcaacagagcaggactctgtctcaaaaaaaaaaaaaaaaaagtaaataattagctgggcatggtggcacgtgcctgtagtcccagccacttgggaggttgaggcgggaggatcacttgaacctcagagtttgaggttgcagtgagccatgattataccactgcactccagcctgagcaacacagtaagatcctgtctcaaaaaaaaaaaaaaaaaaaaaagggatggtaGCGGATGGCAATGTGGGCTTAATGGAGGGGTTCTACAGAGATATCAGAGATACACAGATGCCAGAACCAAGGAGGGCCTTACCCAGGGCTGCATATTCTCTGACAGAGGAAAGGGGGGACCCACAGACCAGCCAGACTCCACAAAcagctcccttcccttcccccaccaaaTATCTCTATTATTATTCTGATTGTAAGAACAATATATGGTCCTTGAAAACAAAGTCAGTATGCAGAAAGGTACAAAAGAAGAATTAGAAATCCTCTGAAACACTACTCTGAGAAATAACTGTTATCACTTTGGCATCCCTCTTCTTGAAGGACTAGTGGTTGGCAAACTTCTTCTATTTATAGGACCAAATAGTAACCATTTGTGGCTTGGTAGGCCATAGAGTCTCTGCTGCAACTCTGCCATAGAAACACAAAATTGTCTAGACAATACATTAACCAATGGGTATGGCTGTTTCaacaaaatttcatttacaaaacaaGTAACAGGCTGTAGTCTGCCCAacctatttttgttgtttgtttgtttgtttgaaacagtttcactctgttgtgcaggctgga
This region of Macaca fascicularis isolate 582-1 chromosome 1, T2T-MFA8v1.1 genomic DNA includes:
- the PTCH2 gene encoding protein patched homolog 2 isoform X7; the protein is MGGRRPGQLPFLKLQPPPGHCSRHLEPCCASRASNSVCARNPFLLQPPRPTAHRAGEPRRRAPGPQLPALLPRSRLNTGTPQSLPRLRLGGPTESPRGAQRYWETGLAYGSAQITRVGGARAPHPRQHDSIAAPQRAAPELHTPSSNRSTPVGSRVSQELHYTKEKLGEEAAYTSQMLIQTARQEGENILTPEALGLHLQAALTASKVQVSLYGKSWDLNKICYKSGVPLIENGMIERMIEKLFPCVILTPLDCFWEGAKLQGGSAYLPGRPDIQWTNLDPEQLLEELGPFASLEGFRELLDKAQVGQAYVGRPCLHPDDLHCPPSAPNHHSRQAPNVAHELSGGCHGFSHKFMHWQEELLLGGMARDPQGQLLRAEALQSTFLLMSPRQLYEHFRGDYQTHDIGWSEEQAGTVLQAWQRRFVQLAQEALPENASQQIHAFSSTTLDDILHAFSEVSAARVVGGYLLMLAYACVTMLRWDCAQSQGAVGLAGVLLVALAVASGLGLCALLGITFNAATTQVLPFLALGIGVDDVFLLAHAFTEALPGTPLQERMGECLQRTGTSVVLTSINNMAAFLMAALVPIPALRAFSLQAAIVVGCTFVAVMLVFPAILSLDLRRRHCQRLDVLCCFSSPCSARVIQILPQELEDETVPVGIAHLTATVQAFTHCEASSQHVVTILPPQAHLVPPPSDPLGSEVFSPGGSTRDLLGQEEETRQKAACKSLPCARWNLAHFARYQFAPLLLQSHAKAIVLVLFGALLGLSLYGATLVQDGLALTDVVPRGTKEHAFLSAQLRYFSLYEVALVTQGGFDYAHSQRALFDLHQRFSSLKAVLPPPATQAPRTWLHYYRSWLQGIQAAFDQDWASGRITRHSYRNGSEDGALAYKLLIQTGDAQEPLDFSQVGRGLEGWSSTGAAGLLGPGLQPSLPLQLTTRKLVDREGLIPPELFYMGLTVWVSSDPLGLAASQANFYPPPPEWLHDKYDTTGENLRIPPAQPLEFAQFPFLLRGLQKTADFVEAIEGARAACAEAGQAGVHAYPSGSPFLFWEQYLGLRRCFLLAVCILLVCTFLVCALLLLNPWTAGLIVLVLAMMTVELFGIMGFLGIKLSAIPVVILVASVGIGVEFTVHMALGFLTTQGSRNLRAARALEHTFAPVTDGAISTLLGLLMLAGSHFDFIVLLCGADGAHAPGPPPWTCAAACAAVHPGPTARGDTDVQGKPRGPESTSSTGRRA
- the PTCH2 gene encoding protein patched homolog 2 isoform X13, which produces MGGRRPGQLPFLKLQPPPGHCSRHLEPCCASRASNSVCARNPFLLQPPRPTAHRAGEPRRRAPGPQLPALLPRSRLNTGTPQSLPRLRLGGPTESPRGAQRYWETGLAYGSAQITRVGGARAPHPRQHDSIAAPQRAAPELHTPSSNRSTPVGSRVSQELHYTKEKLGEEAAYTSQMLIQTARQEGENILTPEALGLHLQAALTASKVQVSLYGKSWDLNKICYKSGVPLIENGMIERMIEKLFPCVILTPLDCFWEGAKLQGGSAYLPGRPDIQWTNLDPEQLLEELGPFASLEGFRELLDKAQVGQAYVGRPCLHPDDLHCPPSAPNHHSRQAPNVAHELSGGCHGFSHKFMHWQEELLLGGMARDPQGQLLRAEALQSTFLLMSPRQLYEHFRGDYQTHDIGWSEEQAGTVLQAWQRRFVQLAQEALPENASQQIHAFSSTTLDDILHAFSEVSAARVVGGYLLMLAYACVTMLRWDCAQSQGAVGLAGVLLVALAVASGLGLCALLGITFNAATTQVLPFLALGIGVDDVFLLAHAFTEALPGTPLQERMGECLQRTGTSVVLTSINNMAAFLMAALVPIPALRAFSLQAAIVVGCTFVAVMLVFPAILSLDLRRRHCQRLDVLCCFSSPCSARVIQILPQELEDETVPVGIAHLTATVQAFTHCEASSQHVVTILPPQAHLVPPPSDPLGSEVFSPGGSTRDLLGQEEETRQKAACKSLPCARWNLAHFARYQFAPLLLQSHAKAIVLVLFGALLGLSLYGATLVQDGLALTDVVPRGTKEHAFLSAQLRYFSLYEVALVTQGGFDYAHSQRALFDLHQRFSSLKAVLPPPATQAPRTWLHYYRSWLQGIQAAFDQDWASGRITRHSYRNGSEDGALAYKLLIQTGDAQEPLDFSQLTTRKLVDREGLIPPELFYMGLTVWVSSDPLGLAASQANFYPPPPEWLHDKYDTTGENLRIPPAQPLEFAQFPFLLRGLQKTADFVEAIEGARAACAEAGQAGVHAYPSGSPFLFWEQYLGLRRCFLLAVCILLVCTFLVCALLLLNPWTAGLIVLVLAMMTVELFGIMGFLGIKLSAIPVVILVASVGIGVEFTVHMALGFLTTQGSRNLRAARALEHTFAPVTDGAISTLLGLLMLAGSHFDFIVLLCGADGAHAPGPPPWTCAAACAAVHPGPTARGDTDVQGKPRGPESTSSTGRRA